From the Trifolium pratense cultivar HEN17-A07 linkage group LG4, ARS_RC_1.1, whole genome shotgun sequence genome, the window tgaaaaaaaagaagataaatcaCATAGTTGACTCCGACCACACTCCATTTTCTACTCATCTCGATTAATCATCACATAAACACAAATTTGATATGCGtctcactatatatattttttatttacaaaccAAACAAACTATCTCACCTCTTTTGTCAAGGCACAcaagtgaaatttttaaaatttcatttgaCATCTAgcacaaaattcaattttaaaattaaaataacacaaGTTGTTGTAATTGACATTCCTATCCTTTACTTATAAAACTTTATCAaaactagagctgtcaaaggggtCGGCCCGGTCCAGCCCGACCCGGCCCAAGGGGGCCCGTTCATATAAAGGGCCTGGCCCGGCCTGGCCCGTTAACTTCGTGGCCCAGCCCGCCTAGCCCGGCCCAATAAGTAAAAGCCTATATGGCCCGATGGaccggcccactaattttcagtttttttttttgaaaaaaaaacagattctagtactaaatttattttatatctaaatatccctatattttctcacataatctcccaaacaataatatcatcctctttatcctcatcaaacaaacaaacaaatctctaacaaataatctcatcatAATCCAaaaagttttttgtcatattattattattattattattagcggCCAGTGTCAGTTTGTGTGATCCACATTTTCTATTTTGCCTTATgttttggtgagtttgttaataaaagatttttacagctaaaaaaaaagacgcgtcttatgttatggtgagtttgttaataaaagttttttgctgcccaaaaaaaaaattaagggtattgttgttattatgaaaagttcacaccaaatttttttgtatcctctttatacaTAGGTATTGATTTCCACCTCGTATCTCAGTATTTTAtatctacttctaatataatcaaattaattactaccaaagttactaatttatccttagtagtTTTAactatattccaagttttatatccttcattgtaatttcacaacaaaaaaatatagaaagaatataagataaatacaataaaaacatgatatgcttagaaatatgaataaaacagattatagataggaacaaaacacaaataataacaataaaacgataatttgttttaaaaaaaacaataaaacgacaaaactaataaaaaagattatatataatttatgcgtaaaaataggatcaaaatataacaataaaaaaattatagaattttttaaaatattttttaaattttgtaaggggccggcccagaagcccgtgggccggcccatgacgGCCCATGAAAAAGTCTGGCCCGATAAGGTCTGGCCCGATAAGGCCCAGCCCGCTAAAGTCTGGCCCGATAAGGTCTGGCCCGATAGGCCTAGTAGGCCGGCCCAATAGCCcgacccattttgacagctctaatcaAAACTTTATGATGGGCTTTTTAGTCTTTCATGCTTGAGAAAAACGTCATCGTTTTTACAAGTCACAACCAAAGATTGGTTCTTTTTGCTGTGACCGAATCCTCATCTCtttgttcattcattcattcattcactacCACTCTCACTTGGGTAcgtatcttcttcttcttctttcccttttcCAATTACACTTTCTTTCTTATTTCCCAATTCAATTTTACCCCTTTCCCTTTTGTGGGTTCTGTtcaaatttctttcttttttattatgaatttatCTTTATCAATTTTTGTATGGACATTGATTCATGTAATTTATTGAAGGGTTCAAGATGAGAATTTGTGGAGCAGGTATGGTGTTCATATTTTGGATTTCTTTTATGTCTCTACAGTGTTTTATTAACAATTCAGTATTATCTTGTAAGCTTGTTCTTAGTTTTTAGTGTATGCAACTGATTCTGTTTCAATTTTCAGTATATGTTGCAAATTATGCCTACTATCTGTATgataaaatgtcattttattagtataattttaatagaGTTTAATTGGCATGCACCGACAGTGTAAAGTAGTTTTACACAGTCGTTCAGTAAAAAACCATCATTCTGCTATGTCataatgagaaaataaaatatgcatgagttattttaaaattagttgTATGGCATGGCAGAATGATGGTTTCTAATTGGATGACCGTGTAAAACTATATTACATTACATCATTAGTGCATGCCCATTAAACTCTTACAAAATATCTTTGTGATTTGGCGGTATACAAGATGTTTATTGGATGTCATGGTGTATCTtctatttttctcattttaataCTATCCATTTAGCTGGCCTGACAGGAAAATCTATGAAATGAGAAGCTTTATAATATGCATATGTTTCCCCAAATGAGTCCTAAATTCTAATAGCTAAACCATATATTACTTTTATATTGGTAATAACAGAGGCTCCTTTTTTTTGTCTGCTTGATTGTATATACATGTATAGAAGAAAAGAcacattttttatcaaaaaaaagtTGTAGCATTGTCAAGCTTTAAATTAATGTTTAATGATACTGGTGGTATGTGATTTTGCAACTCATAGTCCATATTTAGGAGGATAAGCTCTCACTTGATATGACATATGATTCATCGTTCATGTTAGACTGCATACTAGATCAGTTTTTTCAAAGGTTTGATTCTTTTAAGAGTTTGAATGATCCTTGATTAGTGTTAAACTTTTTTCTCTACCAATAAACAAGTGCCATATACTTATATTAATTGACTCCTAAGCCCTTTCAAGGTCTTACCATTTCTTTTAAATGTAGCACCGTGTTGTTTGTTGATACCGTAAAACTCTTTTGTACTGATAATAATaggttcatattttttttttgacaaaaaacataatattaaatGTAACTCTTATCATTCAGTTTTGTTGACATCCTGTTTTGATGGCTTTTATGTTTTTGAATGGTATTTTGAAAATGGCTCTTATATTTTTGAAGATGATTATAATTTCTAGATAAGGATTCTCATGTTACTCAAACTCTTAGCAGCAACCAGCAGTGCCTTTAGTACCACGTCCAGCTCATTGCAAGTGTTcatttcttcttccttctctACTCCTGCCAAAACCAAGTTTCTACCCTCAATTTCTAGATTTTCTCTCAAGCGTTCCTGCTCCTTTTCACCAACCCGTCCCCATTTTACTGTGACCAAACCCTTCATGAACCTTTTCAACAAACTTGGATTTGGCAGCGGAAGGGCATCGGAGAGCCTGGATTCAACCATTCCTCAGGGACCAGATGACGATATCCCAGCACCTGGCCAGCAGTTTGCTCAGTTTGGGGCTGGCTGCTTTTGGGGTGTTGAATTGGTCTTCCAGAGGGTGCCTGGTGTGTCTAAGACAGAGGTTGGTTACACCCAAGGGCTTGTGCACAATCCTACTTATGAAGATGTGTGTTCGGGGACCACAAACCACTCAGAGGTTGTAAGGGTCCAATATGATCCCAAACAATGTGCCTTTGAAAATCTGCTTGATACGTTCTGGTCTAAACACGATCCTACTACACCAAATCGACAGGTATATTATAAAGAGCTGTTGATTTATGTTGAAAACTTTATCATGTTAAGTTGAGTTAGTCTTGTTTGTAAATTATAAGTTCTTTTTTGTCTCAACAAGTGCACATCCAGACTTTCCTGATCTGAATAATAATTATAGACTTGTGGATTGTCAACGTtagtgattttttatttgttactttgtgtttctaacatttttttaacgATGTATTGCTGCTAAAGTTGATCATTTCACGAACAATTTTCTGATTGCATGATTACTTTGTCTAAGGCAGTATTGATTCTCTCTGCTGCCAGTATCTAAC encodes:
- the LOC123920533 gene encoding peptide methionine sulfoxide reductase A1-like isoform X4, with product MRICGAATSSAFSTTSSSLQVFISSSFSTPAKTKFLPSISRFSLKRSCSFSPTRPHFTVTKPFMNLFNKLGFGSGRASESLDSTIPQGPDDDIPAPGQQFAQFGAGCFWGVELVFQRVPGVSKTEVGYTQGLVHNPTYEDVCSGTTNHSEVVRVQYDPKQCAFENLLDTFWSKHDPTTPNRQGNDVGTQYRSGIYYYTPEQEKVAKDSLEQQEKVFGRKIVTEILPAKKFYRAEEYHQQYLEKGGRFGFKQSAAKGCNDPIRCYG
- the LOC123920533 gene encoding peptide methionine sulfoxide reductase A1-like isoform X2, with the protein product MRICGAAATSSAFSTTSSSLQVFISSSFSTPAKTKFLPSISRFSLKRSCSFSPTRPHFTVTKPFMNLFNKLGFGSGRASESLDSTIPQGPDDDIPAPGQQFAQFGAGCFWGVELVFQRVPGVSKTEVGYTQGLVHNPTYEDVCSGTTNHSEVVRVQYDPKQCAFENLLDTFWSKHDPTTPNRQGNDVGTQYRSGIYYYTPEQEKVAKDSLEQQEKVFGRKIVTEILPAKKFYRAEEYHQQYLEKGGRFGFKQSAAKGCNDPIRCYG
- the LOC123920533 gene encoding peptide methionine sulfoxide reductase A1-like isoform X1; the protein is MRICGAGMVFIFWISFMSLQCFINNSVLSSTSSAFSTTSSSLQVFISSSFSTPAKTKFLPSISRFSLKRSCSFSPTRPHFTVTKPFMNLFNKLGFGSGRASESLDSTIPQGPDDDIPAPGQQFAQFGAGCFWGVELVFQRVPGVSKTEVGYTQGLVHNPTYEDVCSGTTNHSEVVRVQYDPKQCAFENLLDTFWSKHDPTTPNRQGNDVGTQYRSGIYYYTPEQEKVAKDSLEQQEKVFGRKIVTEILPAKKFYRAEEYHQQYLEKGGRFGFKQSAAKGCNDPIRCYG
- the LOC123920533 gene encoding peptide methionine sulfoxide reductase A1-like isoform X3 — translated: MLLKLLAATSSAFSTTSSSLQVFISSSFSTPAKTKFLPSISRFSLKRSCSFSPTRPHFTVTKPFMNLFNKLGFGSGRASESLDSTIPQGPDDDIPAPGQQFAQFGAGCFWGVELVFQRVPGVSKTEVGYTQGLVHNPTYEDVCSGTTNHSEVVRVQYDPKQCAFENLLDTFWSKHDPTTPNRQGNDVGTQYRSGIYYYTPEQEKVAKDSLEQQEKVFGRKIVTEILPAKKFYRAEEYHQQYLEKGGRFGFKQSAAKGCNDPIRCYG